The Mycolicibacterium smegmatis genome has a window encoding:
- a CDS encoding carbohydrate kinase family protein, giving the protein MSRALVIGEALIDIVEREGQVVGEHVGGSPLNVAVGLGRLGRDVDFLTHIADDPRGRRIVDYLKASGVQLVPGSTSAKKTPTAQARLDAAGSATYEFDIDWQLAGTAEVAPPIVAHSGSIATVLEPGCRAAAALLDAYHLSATITFDPNVRPALISDGETARRRIERLVERADVVKVSDEDLRWLDSRRSPEQIAKTWLSMGPSIVAVTAGGEGSFAVCGAGMVRVPARTVEVIDTVGAGDAFMTGLLDALWSLDLLGADRRRNLAHISTDALEHVLSTAALTSALTVAKAGADLPDRDALRAAQQ; this is encoded by the coding sequence ATGAGCCGTGCTCTGGTCATCGGTGAGGCACTGATCGACATCGTCGAGCGAGAAGGGCAGGTCGTCGGCGAGCACGTCGGCGGCAGCCCGCTCAACGTCGCAGTCGGGCTCGGCCGGTTGGGCCGCGACGTCGACTTCCTCACCCACATCGCCGATGACCCCCGCGGCCGGCGCATCGTCGATTACCTGAAAGCCTCTGGCGTGCAGCTTGTTCCGGGATCGACATCGGCCAAGAAGACGCCGACGGCGCAGGCCAGGCTCGACGCCGCAGGCTCGGCCACCTACGAGTTCGACATCGACTGGCAGCTCGCGGGCACGGCCGAGGTCGCCCCGCCGATCGTCGCGCACTCCGGTTCGATCGCCACGGTGCTCGAACCCGGGTGCCGCGCCGCCGCGGCGCTGCTGGATGCCTACCACCTGTCGGCCACCATCACGTTCGACCCGAACGTGCGGCCTGCACTGATCTCCGACGGCGAGACCGCGCGCCGGCGCATCGAGCGCCTGGTCGAGCGCGCCGACGTCGTCAAGGTCAGCGACGAGGACCTGCGCTGGCTCGACTCACGCCGCTCCCCCGAGCAGATCGCCAAGACCTGGCTGAGCATGGGCCCCTCGATCGTCGCCGTCACGGCGGGCGGCGAGGGCTCGTTCGCGGTGTGCGGCGCCGGGATGGTCCGGGTGCCCGCACGAACCGTCGAGGTCATCGACACCGTCGGTGCGGGCGACGCGTTCATGACCGGACTGCTCGACGCGCTGTGGTCACTCGACCTGCTGGGCGCCGACAGGCGACGCAACCTGGCCCACATCAGCACCGATGCGCTCGAGCACGTGTTGTCGACGGCCGCGCTGACCTCGGCACTCACCGTCGCCAAGGCCGGCGCCGATCTTCCCGATCGCGACGCTTTGCGGGCCGCGCAGCAGTAG
- a CDS encoding carbohydrate ABC transporter permease, with translation MTTDTATKTTAPAPTPGPRTKVKRRKFDPWGVVAWIVGLGFFFPVFWMVLTAFKQEVDAYTVTPKFFFVPTLDEFRAVFSQGVGTSLLNSLFATTASTVLVLVLGIPAAFALSLKPVRKTQDALFFFMSTKMLPIVAAIIPMYVIVSNIGLLDNIWALIILYTAMNLPIAVWMMRSFFLEVPGELLEAASLDGASTWRSMREVILPLVSPGIAATALICVIFAWNEFFFAVNLTAVQAQTMPVFLVGFIAGEGLYWAKLCAASTMAALPVVLAGWVAQNKLVRGLSFGAIK, from the coding sequence ATGACCACCGATACCGCAACCAAGACAACGGCTCCGGCCCCCACTCCCGGGCCGAGGACCAAAGTCAAGCGGCGCAAGTTCGATCCGTGGGGCGTGGTGGCCTGGATCGTCGGCCTCGGGTTCTTCTTCCCGGTGTTCTGGATGGTGCTCACCGCGTTCAAACAAGAGGTCGACGCCTACACCGTCACACCGAAGTTCTTCTTCGTCCCCACCCTCGACGAGTTCCGTGCCGTGTTCTCGCAGGGGGTCGGCACCAGCCTGCTGAACTCGCTGTTCGCCACCACGGCGTCGACCGTCCTGGTGCTCGTGCTCGGCATCCCGGCCGCGTTCGCGCTCTCGCTCAAGCCCGTGCGCAAGACCCAGGACGCATTGTTCTTCTTCATGAGCACCAAGATGCTGCCGATCGTCGCGGCGATCATCCCGATGTACGTGATCGTGTCGAACATCGGTCTGCTGGACAACATCTGGGCACTCATCATCCTGTACACGGCGATGAACCTGCCGATCGCGGTGTGGATGATGCGTTCGTTCTTCCTCGAAGTGCCCGGCGAACTCCTTGAGGCGGCAAGCCTCGACGGTGCCAGCACATGGCGGTCGATGCGTGAGGTGATCCTGCCGCTCGTGTCGCCCGGTATCGCGGCCACGGCGTTGATCTGTGTGATCTTCGCGTGGAACGAGTTCTTCTTCGCGGTCAATCTGACTGCGGTACAGGCCCAGACCATGCCGGTGTTCCTGGTCGGCTTCATCGCCGGTGAGGGTCTGTATTGGGCCAAGCTGTGCGCAGCGTCGACCATGGCTGCGCTTCCTGTGGTTCTCGCGGGTTGGGTCGCGCAGAACAAGCTGGTACGTGGACTGTCCTTCGGGGCCATCAAGTAA
- a CDS encoding carbohydrate ABC transporter permease, translating to MTTTEERASAEAAAEAEHVARIKKTQDPGVSRAEGWRRRGPLLPALIFMIVVTQIPFLFTLYYSTLSWNLVRPGSREFVGLQNYVDVVQDATFWQAAFNSVFFIVLTVLISVVLGLLLALLLDRVFLGRGVVRTLLITPFLVTPVAGALMWKTAMLDPVFGFVNWLLPGGGIDFIGEFPRASIIVALVWQWTPFMMLLILAGLQSMPRDVLEAGRVDGANAFQLFRELTLPHLRRFIELGTVLGAIYLVNTFDQIYMMTQGGPGTASANLPFYIYQRAFLGFDIGQAAAMGVIVVIFTMIIATFALRLIFKSFSGAQEAA from the coding sequence ATGACAACCACCGAGGAGAGAGCCTCGGCCGAGGCGGCCGCCGAGGCCGAACACGTCGCACGTATCAAGAAGACGCAGGACCCCGGGGTTTCACGCGCCGAAGGCTGGCGCCGCCGCGGACCGCTGCTGCCTGCGCTGATCTTCATGATCGTCGTCACCCAGATCCCGTTCCTGTTCACGTTGTACTACTCGACGCTGTCGTGGAACCTGGTGCGACCCGGATCCCGCGAGTTCGTCGGGTTGCAGAACTACGTCGACGTCGTGCAGGACGCCACGTTCTGGCAGGCGGCCTTCAACTCGGTGTTCTTCATCGTGCTGACGGTGCTGATCTCGGTCGTACTGGGCCTGCTGCTGGCGCTGCTGCTCGACCGGGTGTTCCTGGGCCGCGGCGTCGTACGCACACTGCTCATCACGCCGTTCCTCGTGACACCCGTTGCGGGAGCGCTGATGTGGAAGACCGCGATGCTCGACCCGGTGTTCGGCTTCGTGAACTGGCTGCTGCCCGGCGGGGGCATCGATTTCATCGGTGAGTTCCCGCGCGCGTCGATCATCGTCGCCCTGGTGTGGCAGTGGACGCCGTTCATGATGCTGCTGATCCTCGCCGGCCTCCAGTCGATGCCGCGAGACGTCCTGGAGGCCGGTCGAGTCGACGGCGCCAACGCGTTCCAACTGTTCCGTGAACTGACGCTGCCGCACCTGCGCCGGTTCATCGAACTGGGAACCGTGCTGGGTGCCATCTACCTGGTCAACACGTTCGACCAGATCTACATGATGACGCAGGGCGGGCCGGGTACGGCCAGTGCGAACCTGCCGTTCTACATCTATCAGCGCGCGTTCCTGGGCTTCGACATCGGCCAGGCCGCCGCGATGGGCGTCATCGTCGTGATCTTCACGATGATCATCGCGACGTTCGCGCTGCGACTGATCTTCAAATCATTCTCCGGTGCACAGGAGGCGGCGTGA
- a CDS encoding YwaF family protein → MSAAEQEFSAYGPSHLVVLAIFVVGAALLVWAGRRQTEQQAKLLSRVLAVLLIATFAVALAYKLARPHLDTSVPLQLCDVAELVAAYALWSQRHWAFVLTYYWGLVLSSQALLTPDVGTAEEGAPDFPHHLFITFFVLHVLVVWSAIYLTWGRRASLRWRDWRFAVIVTLAWFAVTFTFNTIAGTNYGYLNGKPPTASILDALGPWPFYLLVEVTIVVAVWALMTWPWVRIRQNADAKVP, encoded by the coding sequence TTGAGTGCTGCGGAGCAGGAGTTCTCGGCGTACGGGCCGTCGCACCTGGTGGTGCTGGCCATCTTTGTGGTGGGCGCGGCCCTGCTCGTGTGGGCCGGACGCAGGCAGACAGAACAGCAGGCCAAGCTGCTGAGCCGAGTGCTCGCGGTGCTACTGATCGCCACATTTGCAGTGGCGCTGGCCTACAAGCTGGCGCGACCCCACCTCGACACGTCGGTACCGCTGCAACTGTGTGACGTCGCGGAACTCGTGGCGGCGTACGCGCTCTGGTCGCAGCGACATTGGGCTTTCGTGCTCACGTACTACTGGGGCCTGGTGCTCAGCTCGCAGGCGTTGCTCACACCTGACGTCGGCACGGCCGAGGAAGGCGCACCGGACTTCCCACACCATCTGTTCATCACGTTCTTCGTGCTGCACGTGCTGGTCGTTTGGTCGGCCATCTATCTGACCTGGGGGCGACGGGCGAGCCTGCGGTGGCGGGATTGGCGCTTCGCGGTGATCGTCACCCTGGCCTGGTTCGCGGTGACGTTCACGTTCAACACGATCGCCGGAACCAACTACGGCTATCTCAACGGCAAGCCGCCGACGGCCTCGATCCTGGACGCGCTGGGGCCGTGGCCGTTCTATCTGCTGGTCGAAGTGACGATTGTCGTCGCCGTGTGGGCATTGATGACGTGGCCATGGGTCCGCATCCGGCAGAACGCCGATGCGAAGGTGCCCTGA
- a CDS encoding Ku protein encodes MRSIWKGSIAFGLVNVPVKVYSATEDHDIKFHQVHAKDNGRIRYKRVCEVCGEVVEYRDINKAFESDDGQMVVITDEDIATLPEERSREIEVVEFIPAEQLDPLMYDKSYFLEPDSKSSKSYVLLAKTLAETDRIAIVHFSLRNKSRLAALRVKDFSKRDVMMIHTLLWPDEIRDPDFPILDKEVQIKPAELKMAGQVVESMTDDFKPDLYHDDYQEQLRELVQAKLEGGEAFSVEEQPAELDEGTEDVSDLLAKLEASVKARKGGKSDSKDDSDSESDSKESKSDSKPAKKAPAKKAAAMKSTAKKAPAKKAAAKKS; translated from the coding sequence ATGCGATCCATCTGGAAGGGTTCGATCGCCTTCGGCCTGGTGAACGTGCCGGTCAAGGTCTACAGCGCGACCGAGGACCACGACATCAAGTTCCATCAGGTCCACGCCAAGGACAACGGGCGCATTCGCTACAAGCGCGTGTGCGAAGTCTGCGGCGAGGTCGTCGAGTACCGCGACATCAACAAGGCCTTCGAATCCGACGACGGCCAGATGGTCGTGATCACCGACGAGGACATCGCGACGCTACCCGAGGAACGCAGCCGTGAGATCGAGGTCGTCGAGTTCATCCCGGCCGAGCAGCTCGATCCGCTGATGTACGACAAGAGCTACTTCCTTGAGCCCGATTCGAAATCGTCGAAGTCGTACGTGCTGCTCGCCAAGACGCTCGCTGAGACCGACCGGATCGCGATCGTGCACTTCTCGCTGCGCAACAAGTCCAGGCTGGCGGCGCTGCGTGTCAAGGACTTCAGCAAGCGCGACGTCATGATGATCCACACGCTGCTGTGGCCCGACGAGATCCGCGATCCCGATTTCCCGATCCTCGACAAGGAAGTGCAGATCAAACCGGCCGAGCTCAAGATGGCCGGGCAGGTCGTCGAATCGATGACCGACGACTTCAAACCCGACCTGTACCACGACGACTATCAGGAGCAACTGCGCGAGCTGGTTCAGGCGAAACTGGAAGGCGGCGAGGCCTTCTCGGTCGAAGAGCAGCCTGCCGAACTCGACGAGGGCACCGAGGACGTCTCCGATCTGCTGGCCAAGCTCGAGGCCAGCGTCAAGGCGCGCAAGGGTGGCAAGTCGGACTCAAAGGACGACTCCGATTCCGAGTCCGATTCGAAGGAATCCAAGTCGGATTCCAAGCCCGCCAAAAAGGCCCCCGCGAAGAAGGCGGCCGCCATGAAATCCACGGCCAAGAAGGCGCCCGCCAAGAAGGCAGCTGCGAAGAAGTCGTAG
- a CDS encoding sugar-binding transcriptional regulator, producing the protein MPEPTPEDLRLALRAATLYYLDGLTQAEIASRLGVSRPTAGRLVAKAKANGLVRIEVVVPPDIQDDLHAEEERELERRFGLTEAVVATNAGRAGAALLMRRIAADDVLGFTWGPEQVGVATNLVPGIASCRAVVQLDGAMSTAAYQTGMETILTRCADTLRAETFRLPAPLYADPATVVSMREDSVISRTLDAGRRAQAMLFGVGAVSTSTTLFEGSFLDIRMLDELMSMGAVGEIGGRFFNAHGEPVHDELQQRAMSVPLEDIRMCEKTILISGGAGKYQAILGALRGKLARLLVCDIDCARWLLNQ; encoded by the coding sequence GTGCCCGAACCGACACCGGAGGATCTGCGGCTCGCGCTCCGCGCGGCGACGCTGTATTACCTGGACGGCCTCACGCAGGCCGAGATCGCTTCGCGGCTCGGCGTCTCCCGACCGACCGCCGGCCGGCTGGTGGCGAAAGCCAAAGCCAACGGCCTCGTGCGCATCGAGGTGGTGGTGCCGCCCGACATCCAAGACGACCTACACGCCGAGGAAGAGCGCGAACTGGAACGCCGGTTCGGGCTGACCGAGGCCGTCGTCGCGACCAACGCCGGCCGGGCCGGCGCGGCGCTGTTGATGCGCCGCATCGCCGCCGACGACGTGCTGGGGTTCACGTGGGGGCCCGAGCAGGTGGGCGTCGCGACAAACCTGGTGCCCGGCATCGCGAGTTGTCGTGCGGTGGTGCAGCTCGACGGCGCCATGTCCACCGCGGCGTATCAGACCGGCATGGAAACCATCCTCACGCGCTGCGCGGACACGTTGCGCGCCGAGACCTTCCGGCTGCCCGCACCGCTCTACGCCGACCCGGCGACGGTGGTGTCGATGCGCGAGGACTCGGTGATCTCCCGGACCCTCGACGCCGGACGACGCGCGCAGGCCATGCTCTTCGGTGTCGGCGCGGTGTCGACGTCGACGACGTTGTTCGAGGGCAGTTTCCTCGACATCCGGATGCTCGACGAGCTCATGTCGATGGGCGCCGTCGGCGAGATCGGCGGGCGGTTCTTCAACGCCCACGGCGAGCCCGTGCACGACGAACTGCAGCAGCGTGCGATGTCGGTCCCGTTGGAGGACATCCGCATGTGCGAGAAGACCATCCTGATCTCCGGGGGCGCCGGTAAGTACCAGGCGATCCTCGGTGCCCTGCGGGGCAAGCTGGCGCGGCTTCTGGTGTGCGATATCGATTGCGCCCGTTGGCTGTTGAACCAATGA
- a CDS encoding MarR family winged helix-turn-helix transcriptional regulator, which yields MTDSLPGLDKDENRTWAHFLESTTLILDELNRQLMSCHDMTLPDVQLLDLLAKSGNGSARVGDIADELTAPPSTATGQIARLEEAGLVRRGVSSKDRRGVTVTLTPAGCRRLKPALATYARFVRLNYLNPLTRRQMLAVGDNGRRISEGLRGPRRS from the coding sequence TTGACGGATTCTCTGCCCGGTCTCGACAAAGACGAGAACAGGACGTGGGCGCATTTCCTGGAATCGACGACGTTGATTCTCGACGAACTCAACCGGCAACTCATGAGTTGTCACGACATGACCCTGCCCGACGTCCAGCTGCTGGATCTGCTCGCGAAGTCCGGGAACGGATCCGCTCGTGTCGGTGATATCGCCGACGAGCTCACTGCGCCGCCCAGCACGGCGACCGGCCAAATCGCCCGTCTGGAAGAGGCCGGGCTGGTGCGTCGCGGCGTCAGTTCGAAGGACCGGCGCGGGGTCACGGTGACGCTGACCCCTGCCGGTTGTCGCCGGCTGAAGCCGGCGCTCGCAACCTACGCCCGCTTTGTCCGGTTGAACTACCTCAACCCGCTGACGCGCAGACAGATGCTCGCCGTCGGCGACAACGGACGCCGAATCAGTGAGGGATTGAGGGGACCAAGGCGCTCGTGA
- a CDS encoding ABC transporter substrate-binding protein translates to MKRLRRLAACIAAAGLTATAGCAGAGTLGATDQTVTIAMVSNSQMTDARELSSRFEAENPDIKLRFVTLSENQARAKITASTAMGGGEFDVVMISNYETPQWAENGWLVDLSDYARNTPGYDEDDFIPSLKDSLSYQGDMYSVPFYGESSFLMYRKDLFEQAGIEMPRTPTWQQVADAAAELNGPDMVGICLRGKPGWGEVLAPLDTVINTFGGRWFDMDWNAQLTSPEVRKAVQFYVDTVREYGEPGASAAGFGECATQFAQGRAAMWYDATSAVSTVEDPASSNVVGKVGYAMAPTMEKPNSGWLYTWALGIPKSSDKPDAAWKFISWMTDKDYIHLVGEELGWARVPPGSRLSTYEIPEYKEASAAFGQVTLDSIEGADPAKPTVQPVPYTGVQFLAIPEFQDLGTRVSQQISAAIAGQKSVDEALEQAQKYAEVVGRSYQEKP, encoded by the coding sequence GTGAAACGGTTGAGAAGATTGGCGGCCTGCATCGCAGCCGCGGGATTGACGGCGACGGCCGGATGCGCCGGAGCGGGCACACTCGGCGCCACCGATCAGACGGTCACCATCGCCATGGTGTCCAACTCTCAGATGACCGACGCGCGTGAGCTGTCCAGCCGGTTCGAAGCGGAGAACCCGGACATCAAGCTGCGGTTCGTCACGTTGTCCGAGAACCAGGCCCGCGCCAAGATCACCGCTTCGACGGCCATGGGCGGCGGTGAGTTCGACGTCGTGATGATCAGCAACTACGAGACCCCGCAGTGGGCCGAGAACGGTTGGCTGGTCGACCTTTCCGATTACGCCCGCAACACGCCCGGCTACGACGAGGACGACTTCATCCCGTCGCTCAAGGACTCGCTGTCCTATCAGGGCGACATGTACTCGGTGCCGTTCTACGGCGAATCGTCGTTCCTGATGTACCGCAAGGACCTGTTCGAGCAGGCCGGCATCGAGATGCCCCGCACGCCGACCTGGCAGCAGGTCGCCGACGCGGCCGCCGAGCTCAACGGGCCCGACATGGTCGGGATCTGCCTGCGCGGCAAGCCCGGATGGGGTGAGGTGCTCGCGCCGCTGGACACCGTCATCAACACCTTCGGCGGCCGCTGGTTCGACATGGACTGGAACGCCCAGCTCACCAGCCCCGAGGTGCGCAAGGCCGTGCAGTTCTACGTCGACACCGTCAGGGAATACGGCGAACCGGGCGCATCCGCAGCCGGTTTCGGTGAATGCGCGACGCAGTTCGCGCAGGGCCGCGCGGCGATGTGGTACGACGCCACCTCGGCGGTCTCGACGGTGGAGGACCCCGCGTCGTCCAACGTCGTCGGCAAGGTCGGCTACGCGATGGCGCCGACGATGGAGAAGCCCAACTCGGGCTGGCTGTACACGTGGGCGCTGGGCATCCCCAAGAGCAGCGACAAGCCCGACGCGGCGTGGAAGTTCATCTCGTGGATGACCGACAAGGACTACATCCACCTCGTCGGCGAGGAACTGGGATGGGCCCGCGTGCCACCCGGCAGCCGCCTGTCGACCTACGAGATCCCCGAGTACAAGGAAGCTTCCGCGGCGTTCGGCCAGGTCACCCTCGACTCCATCGAGGGCGCAGATCCGGCCAAGCCCACGGTGCAACCGGTCCCGTACACCGGTGTGCAGTTCCTGGCGATCCCGGAGTTCCAGGACCTCGGAACCCGTGTGAGCCAACAGATCAGCGCGGCCATCGCCGGGCAGAAGTCCGTCGACGAGGCGCTGGAGCAGGCGCAGAAGTACGCCGAAGTCGTCGGCCGAAGCTACCAGGAGAAGCCATGA
- a CDS encoding mannitol dehydrogenase family protein, with protein sequence MRGVTYTTPPTKLSSSTLEQLTIPHPSYDRAKVQIGIVHFGVGGFHRAHQAMYVDKLLEMGLASEWGICGVGLLANDRRMAEVMEAQDGLYTLLLEHPDGHREARVIGSIVDYRYAPDDQEGVIELLAAPTTKIISMTITEGGYYIDSAPEINVFGLVTEALVRRRDRGIGSPTIVSCDNIEGNGDVARKAFTTYAERVHPGLGEWMSANTRFPNSMVDRITPVTTPEVISTVEREFGVADQWPVVAEPFTTWVLEDSFSDGRPPYEEVGVMVVDDVTPYELMKLRLLNASHQALCYFGYLAGYRLVHDAASDPLFADFLLAYMDSEATPTLQPVPGIDLDEYKHTLIERFANPGVRDTIARLCYGSSDRIPKWLVPVIRENLKTGAPIRLSAAVVASWARYAEGVDEQGEPINVEDQLADTLVPIALSQREHPTAFIENTEVFGDLASSQRFVDEYLWALDSLHRHGARATLESLRS encoded by the coding sequence ATGAGGGGTGTGACGTACACAACACCTCCGACGAAGCTCTCGTCGTCGACACTCGAGCAGCTGACGATCCCCCACCCCAGCTACGACCGTGCAAAGGTGCAGATCGGCATCGTCCATTTCGGTGTCGGCGGGTTCCACCGCGCTCACCAGGCGATGTACGTCGACAAGCTGCTCGAGATGGGCCTGGCGTCCGAGTGGGGCATCTGCGGGGTCGGGTTGCTGGCGAACGACCGCCGGATGGCCGAGGTGATGGAGGCCCAGGACGGGCTCTACACACTGTTGCTCGAACATCCCGACGGCCACCGCGAGGCGCGGGTGATCGGGTCGATCGTCGACTACCGGTACGCACCCGACGATCAAGAAGGTGTCATCGAACTGCTGGCCGCACCGACCACCAAGATCATCTCGATGACCATCACCGAGGGCGGCTACTACATCGACTCGGCCCCCGAGATCAACGTGTTCGGCCTGGTCACCGAGGCCCTCGTGCGCCGGCGCGACCGCGGCATCGGCTCACCGACCATAGTGTCGTGCGACAACATCGAGGGCAACGGCGACGTCGCCCGCAAGGCGTTCACCACCTACGCCGAGCGTGTCCATCCCGGTCTGGGCGAATGGATGTCCGCCAACACCCGTTTTCCCAATTCGATGGTCGACCGCATCACGCCTGTGACAACTCCCGAGGTGATCAGCACCGTCGAGCGCGAGTTCGGCGTGGCCGATCAGTGGCCCGTGGTGGCCGAACCGTTCACCACGTGGGTGCTGGAGGACTCGTTCTCCGACGGCCGACCGCCGTATGAAGAGGTCGGCGTGATGGTCGTCGACGACGTCACGCCGTATGAGCTCATGAAGTTGCGCCTGCTCAACGCGAGCCATCAGGCCCTGTGCTACTTCGGGTACCTGGCCGGCTACCGGCTGGTGCACGACGCCGCGAGCGACCCGCTGTTCGCCGATTTCCTGCTGGCGTACATGGATTCCGAGGCCACACCCACCCTGCAACCCGTGCCCGGCATCGACCTCGACGAGTACAAGCACACACTGATCGAGCGGTTCGCCAATCCCGGCGTGCGCGACACCATCGCGCGCCTGTGCTACGGATCCTCCGACCGCATCCCGAAGTGGCTGGTGCCCGTCATCCGCGAGAACCTCAAGACCGGTGCGCCCATCCGCCTGTCCGCGGCCGTGGTGGCAAGTTGGGCACGCTACGCCGAAGGCGTAGACGAACAGGGCGAACCCATCAACGTCGAAGATCAACTCGCCGACACCCTGGTGCCGATCGCCCTCAGCCAGCGTGAGCATCCGACGGCGTTCATCGAGAACACCGAGGTGTTCGGCGACCTCGCGTCGTCGCAGCGGTTCGTCGACGAGTATCTGTGGGCACTGGATTCGCTACACCGCCACGGGGCGCGGGCCACCCTGGAATCATTGCGCTCATGA